The nucleotide sequence AGAGGTCTATGCCGCGCTGCCGCCGACAGTCCTGCTGGCATTGGCCGCGCGGGAATTCGCGGCCAAGCTTGAGCGCATCGACAATTTGACGGTGACACCCGACATGCTGACCGGACTGATGGGTCAGGTGCGCGGCCTCTTCAACGCACCCCACATCCCGGAGGCCAACCGATGACCAGTCTCGCGCCCCGGGTGGTGCTGGTCACTCGGCGGACGGAATTTGACCGCCTGCTGGCGACCCACGCCACCCGGGGGCAAGCCGAATTCTTCCTCGATAAACGTGGGCAAAGCTTGGCCGAACTGGAGTTCCAGAAAGAACGGCAACTCAAGGCGGTCAATCAAGCCAAGCAGGCGGTCCCTGATGATTGGTCGGTGGCTCAAGTGCTGCGGGACGACCTCGATCGATTTCTCTTCACTGCCGATGACATTGTGGTTGCCATTGGCCAGGACGGCCTAGTCGCCAATTTGGCCAAGTATCTGACCGGGCAACCCGTCATCGGCGTTACGCCGGATCCGGATCGAACGGAAGGCGTCCTTACGCCTCTGATTGCCGAAGCTTTGTCGAAACTACTCCCGCGCGTTGCCGCAGGGGATATGGACTTGCGGCGCCTCACTATGGTGGAGGCAAAATTGGATGGCGAGCAGACGCTGGCCGCGCTCAACGAGCTGTTCATTGGCCATCGCTCCCACCAGTCAGCGCTGTATGAGCTTTCATTCGAAGGGAAGACGGAGTTTCAATCGTCGTCCGGCGTCATCGTTTCAACCGGCACCGGCCTGACGGGGTGGGCACGGTCGATCATGGCGGCAACCCATCGCCAAGTTGATTTTGCTCCCGATGAAAGGCGCGCGGTCTATTTCGCCCGTGAACCTTGGCCGAGCCGGATAACGGGCAACAAGTTAGCGTTCGGTGAGATCGGCCAGAGCACAAGTGTATGCCTGACCTCGCGAATGAATGAGGGGGGCGCGATCTTTGCCGATGGTATCGAACAAGACTTCTTGCGTTTCGATTGGGGCATCAAGGCCCAGATCGGGATTTCTGAGCGCACCCTGAATCTGGTCAAGCTGGCCAAAGAACCGCATCAATGGCGGTAGTCGTAGTGCAGGCAGACGCACATCAAGATTCATGGGCGGCGTTCCGGCGCTTTTGCTTCCGGCTTTCCGGCAAGACCATCGCGCACCAGACAGTCGAGTGGGATCCAAGGGTAGAGGCGGTCTGGTGCGGCAGCCGAGGCCATGATCGGGTTTGCCTGGAAAGTCCTTTTTGCGGAACCTGCGAGTGACATGGGCCTGCCGTTCAGGGTGAAGGACTGGGGCCAGATTTTCTGGAAGGAGCACAGACAGCCTTTCCTTGCAGCACGAAGAGCTCTCGCGGACTTGCCGGTGCATCACCGCGCCCGCCTTGACGCCATGAGGCTGGCTCTGGCCTTCGCCGCCGCGTGGGAAGCCGATAGGCGGAACCGTTGACCCCCCATTGGATCGGACGCGAGCGGACCCACAGTCTCACTGGGGCCGACCTTGCCACCCACGCATTCCCCGGCCCGTCATGCACGGTTGCCGGGATCAAGCAGCGACGGCGTGCGAATGCGTCAGCCTCAGAGGCTTCCAGAAAGACGGCGAAGTGCTGGGGAAAATGCCGGGTGACAGGCGATAACCGTAGCGAAGGAGAATGTCGGGGAACGCCGGATTTGCGACGTCTTCGACGAAGATGGCGTCATAGCCGCGCATTGCCGATTCCTCGAGCATCAGGGCATCAAACGCCCTGTATCCGCCTGTGCCACGCAAGAAAAGGCCGGATTTTGTCGGGTCGTACGTGTGGCTTTTAATGATTTGCAGGGCTTCGGCGAAGGTTTCCGGAAATAAAATGTCGCTTTTACGCTCGGCGACGACCTTAACGAGGCACAGGACCTTCGGAAATTCAACCTCGCCAATAAACTTCTGACCTTTGCGAACATAGGCCTTTACCCGCGTATCACGCGAATGCCGATAGACCACGTCCTCCGATTTGCTTGCAGGGTCATCCAAGAATTCGGGCAACGAGCGCTTTCTGTAAGCCATCAAGGTCTCCGCAGCCTTTGATTGAATTTACACAAGAATTCTCTCCTATCAAGTTTTGCGCCACCTTTCAAGGCCCGCGAGCGGCCGTAGACGGCGCCGGCGGTTCGAAGAGTTTCCGTTAGAGCCTGACTCGAAACTCGGATTACGCATGACGCGGGGTTGCCATCCGGCGAAGCATGAGGCGGATCGAAGCGATGAAGATCCACGCCTCAGCGCTGGCGATGGTGGCCTCAAAGTCC is from Shumkonia mesophila and encodes:
- a CDS encoding diacylglycerol kinase catalytic domain-containing protein, whose translation is MTSLAPRVVLVTRRTEFDRLLATHATRGQAEFFLDKRGQSLAELEFQKERQLKAVNQAKQAVPDDWSVAQVLRDDLDRFLFTADDIVVAIGQDGLVANLAKYLTGQPVIGVTPDPDRTEGVLTPLIAEALSKLLPRVAAGDMDLRRLTMVEAKLDGEQTLAALNELFIGHRSHQSALYELSFEGKTEFQSSSGVIVSTGTGLTGWARSIMAATHRQVDFAPDERRAVYFAREPWPSRITGNKLAFGEIGQSTSVCLTSRMNEGGAIFADGIEQDFLRFDWGIKAQIGISERTLNLVKLAKEPHQWR